A window of the Brassica oleracea var. oleracea cultivar TO1000 chromosome C1, BOL, whole genome shotgun sequence genome harbors these coding sequences:
- the LOC106294011 gene encoding uncharacterized protein LOC106294011, whose product MNMTSRYDPKHMSRQTKPSDTPSSSPSRSHRRHPLLQRSLSSPSPNATCGGSTPAEFCGGTTASCAAIWCCCPCGIVNLVVLAVYKVPRGICRRAIRSRRRKQLVKNGILPPLPSDGKGERVQRVFQNSEFAIFPLDSNDVSEEEEEDDFFDHKYFGKAAAVAAELTTDEETDEEDEAVLALEKEMWNRFYGAGFWRSPSQRESVSSPRVSKSLSASPRPSFTEVFRNSAIRGGGGGATVTALTPRAVWQ is encoded by the coding sequence ATGAACATGACGTCACGTTATGATCCGAAACACATGTCGAGGCAGACGAAACCGTCAGACACTCCCTCGTCTTCTCCGTCCCGTAGTCACCGGAGACACCCTCTCCTCCAAAGAAGCCTCTCCTCCCCGTCTCCGAACGCCACTTGCGGCGGATCAACACCCGCCGAGTTCTGCGGCGGCACCACGGCGAGTTGCGCCGCCATATGGTGCTGCTGTCCTTGCGGAATAGTCAACCTCGTCGTCCTCGCGGTCTACAAAGTCCCGCGCGGAATCTGCCGCCGCGCTATCCGCAGTCGCCGCCGTAAACAGCTCGTCAAGAACGGTATCCTCCCGCCGCTTCCGTCCGACGGGAAAGGCGAGAGGGTGCAGAGAGTGTTCCAGAACTCGGAGTTCGCGATCTTCCCGTTGGATAGCAACGATGTCTCGGAGGAGGAGGAGGAGGACGATTTCTTTGATCATAAATACTTCGGGAAGGCAGCGGCGGTTGCGGCTGAGCTGACGACGGACGAGGAGACCGATGAAGAGGACGAGGCGGTGTTGGCGTTGGAGAAAGAGATGTGGAACAGGTTTTACGGTGCTGGATTCTGGAGAAGTCCGTCGCAGAGAGAATCGGTATCTTCTCCGAGAGTTTCGAAGTCTCTTTCGGCGTCGCCGAGGCCGTCGTTTACCGAAGTGTTTCGGAACTCAGCGATTAGAGGCGGTGGAGGAGGAGCTACGGTGACGGCGTTGACACCGAGAGCCGTTTGGCAATGA